A region of Saimiri boliviensis isolate mSaiBol1 chromosome 10, mSaiBol1.pri, whole genome shotgun sequence DNA encodes the following proteins:
- the CHRM2 gene encoding muscarinic acetylcholine receptor M2 isoform X1: MFKCLFATWLLIIEHKMNNSTNSSNNSLALSSPYKTFEVVFIVLVAGSLSLVTIIGNILVMVSIKVNRHLQTVNNYFLFSLACADLIIGVFSMNLYTLYTVIGYWPLGPVVCDLWLALDYVVSNASVMNLLIISFDRYFCVTKPLTYPVKRTTKMAGMMIAAAWVLSFILWAPAILFWQFIVGVRTVEDGECYIQFFSNAAVTFGTAIAAFYLPVIIMTVLYWHISRASKSRIKKDKKEPVANQDPVSPSLVQGRIVKPNNNNTPSRDDGLEHNKIQNGKAPRDAVTENCVQGEEKESSNDSTSVSAVASNMREDEITQDENTVSTSLGHSKDENSKQTCIKIGTKTQKSDSCTPTNTTVEVVGSSGQNGDEKQNIVARKIVKMTKQPAKKKPPPSREKKVTRTILAILLAFIITWAPYNVMVLINTFCAPCIPNTVWTIGYWLCYINSTINPACYALCNATFKKTFKHLLMCHYKNIGATR, encoded by the coding sequence gtttaaatgtttatttgctACTTGGCTGCTGATTATAGAACACAAAATGAATAACTCAACAAACTCCTCTAACAATAGCCTGGCTCTTAGCAGTCCGTATAAGACATTTGAAGTGGTGTTTATTGTCCTGGTGGCTGGATCCCTCAGTTTGGTGACCATTATCGGGAACATCCTAGTCATGGTTTCCATTAAAGTCAACCGCCACCTCCAGACCGTCAACAATTACTTTTTATTCAGCTTGGCCTGCGCTGACCTTATCATAGGTGTTTTCTCCATGAACTTGTACACCCTCTACACTGTGATTGGCTACTGGCCTTTGGGACCTGTGGTGTGTGACCTTTGGCTAGCCCTGGACTATGTGGTCAGCAATGCCTCAGTTATGAATCTGCTCATCATCAGCTTTGACAGGTACTTTTGTGTCACAAAACCTCTGACCTACCCAGTCAAGCGGACCACAAAAATGGCAGGTATGATGATTGCAGCTGCCTGGGTCCTCTCTTTCATCCTCTGGGCTCCGGCCATTCTCTTCTGGCAGTTCATTGTAGGAGTGAGAACTGTGGAGGATGGGGAGTGCTACATTCAGTTTTTTTCCAATGCTGCTGTCACCTTTGGCACGGCCATTGCAGCCTTCTATTTGCCAGTGATCATCATGACTGTGCTATATTGGCACATATCCCGAGCCAGCAAGAGCAGGATAAAGAAGGACAAGAAGGAGCCTGTGGCCAACCAAGATCCTGTTTCTCCTAGTCTGGTACAAGGAAGGATAGTGAAGCCAAACAATAACAACACGCCCAGCCGTGACGATGGCCTGGAGCACAACAAAATCCAGAATGGCAAAGCCCCCAGAGATGCTGTGACGGAAAACTGTGttcagggagaggagaaagagagctcCAATGACTCCACCTCAGTCAGTGCTGTTGCCTCTAATATGAGAGAAGATGAAATAACCCAGGATGAAAACACAGTTTCCACTTCCCTGGGCCATTCCAAAGATGAAAACTCTAAGCAAACCTGCATCAAAATTGGCACCAAGACCCAAAAAAGTGACTCATGTACCCCAACTAATACCACCGTGGAGGTAGTAGGGTCTTCAGGTCAGAACGGAGATGAAAAGCAGAACATTGTAGCCCGCAAGATTGTGAAGATGACTAAGCAGCCTGCAAAAAAGAAGCCGCCTCCTTCCCGGGAAAAGAAAGTCACCAGGACAATCTTGGCTATTCTGTTGGCTTTCATCATCACTTGGGCCCCGTACAATGTCATGGTGCTCATCAACACCTTTTGTGCACCTTGCATCCCCAACACTGTGTGGACAATCGGTTACTGGCTTTGTTACATCAATAGCACTATCAACCCTGCCTGCTATGCACTTTGTAATGCCACCTTCAAGAAGACCTTTAAACACCTTCTCATGTGTCATTATAAGAACATAGGCGCTACAAGGTAA
- the CHRM2 gene encoding muscarinic acetylcholine receptor M2 isoform X2, translating to MNNSTNSSNNSLALSSPYKTFEVVFIVLVAGSLSLVTIIGNILVMVSIKVNRHLQTVNNYFLFSLACADLIIGVFSMNLYTLYTVIGYWPLGPVVCDLWLALDYVVSNASVMNLLIISFDRYFCVTKPLTYPVKRTTKMAGMMIAAAWVLSFILWAPAILFWQFIVGVRTVEDGECYIQFFSNAAVTFGTAIAAFYLPVIIMTVLYWHISRASKSRIKKDKKEPVANQDPVSPSLVQGRIVKPNNNNTPSRDDGLEHNKIQNGKAPRDAVTENCVQGEEKESSNDSTSVSAVASNMREDEITQDENTVSTSLGHSKDENSKQTCIKIGTKTQKSDSCTPTNTTVEVVGSSGQNGDEKQNIVARKIVKMTKQPAKKKPPPSREKKVTRTILAILLAFIITWAPYNVMVLINTFCAPCIPNTVWTIGYWLCYINSTINPACYALCNATFKKTFKHLLMCHYKNIGATR from the coding sequence ATGAATAACTCAACAAACTCCTCTAACAATAGCCTGGCTCTTAGCAGTCCGTATAAGACATTTGAAGTGGTGTTTATTGTCCTGGTGGCTGGATCCCTCAGTTTGGTGACCATTATCGGGAACATCCTAGTCATGGTTTCCATTAAAGTCAACCGCCACCTCCAGACCGTCAACAATTACTTTTTATTCAGCTTGGCCTGCGCTGACCTTATCATAGGTGTTTTCTCCATGAACTTGTACACCCTCTACACTGTGATTGGCTACTGGCCTTTGGGACCTGTGGTGTGTGACCTTTGGCTAGCCCTGGACTATGTGGTCAGCAATGCCTCAGTTATGAATCTGCTCATCATCAGCTTTGACAGGTACTTTTGTGTCACAAAACCTCTGACCTACCCAGTCAAGCGGACCACAAAAATGGCAGGTATGATGATTGCAGCTGCCTGGGTCCTCTCTTTCATCCTCTGGGCTCCGGCCATTCTCTTCTGGCAGTTCATTGTAGGAGTGAGAACTGTGGAGGATGGGGAGTGCTACATTCAGTTTTTTTCCAATGCTGCTGTCACCTTTGGCACGGCCATTGCAGCCTTCTATTTGCCAGTGATCATCATGACTGTGCTATATTGGCACATATCCCGAGCCAGCAAGAGCAGGATAAAGAAGGACAAGAAGGAGCCTGTGGCCAACCAAGATCCTGTTTCTCCTAGTCTGGTACAAGGAAGGATAGTGAAGCCAAACAATAACAACACGCCCAGCCGTGACGATGGCCTGGAGCACAACAAAATCCAGAATGGCAAAGCCCCCAGAGATGCTGTGACGGAAAACTGTGttcagggagaggagaaagagagctcCAATGACTCCACCTCAGTCAGTGCTGTTGCCTCTAATATGAGAGAAGATGAAATAACCCAGGATGAAAACACAGTTTCCACTTCCCTGGGCCATTCCAAAGATGAAAACTCTAAGCAAACCTGCATCAAAATTGGCACCAAGACCCAAAAAAGTGACTCATGTACCCCAACTAATACCACCGTGGAGGTAGTAGGGTCTTCAGGTCAGAACGGAGATGAAAAGCAGAACATTGTAGCCCGCAAGATTGTGAAGATGACTAAGCAGCCTGCAAAAAAGAAGCCGCCTCCTTCCCGGGAAAAGAAAGTCACCAGGACAATCTTGGCTATTCTGTTGGCTTTCATCATCACTTGGGCCCCGTACAATGTCATGGTGCTCATCAACACCTTTTGTGCACCTTGCATCCCCAACACTGTGTGGACAATCGGTTACTGGCTTTGTTACATCAATAGCACTATCAACCCTGCCTGCTATGCACTTTGTAATGCCACCTTCAAGAAGACCTTTAAACACCTTCTCATGTGTCATTATAAGAACATAGGCGCTACAAGGTAA